The following are encoded in a window of Episyrphus balteatus chromosome X, idEpiBalt1.1, whole genome shotgun sequence genomic DNA:
- the LOC129920487 gene encoding ceramide kinase, whose protein sequence is MYSPQTDILLNTFLIKKKRYRALLNYGTIIYEKEETNNSKQNDKTIIPVSDVLAFEQSSNQPAATSEECNQSSEHYSSSSTTQESSSSPSASGITSDSNSNTKSPKEYLTIHYAKRVIKSPQDCNRWQKQTVVFQSTDSTIINNWYAVLQKILSEQNRLRNVLVFINPFGGQKRGLETYEKYCKPIFQLAKVDASCIISQRANQIHDIVMTTNLDQYDAICCVGGDGTFAEVVNGLLFRTMKDLDLDPHKPKYIPKPKIPVAVIPAGSTDTVAFSLHGTCDVATAAIHMVLGQKRGLDICSVQNPNGLIRFCASVMSYGYLGDIALQSEKYRWMGTKRYEYAGFKSILMNTSYPAEIRILLSNSDVEHTKSDQALDQSVAGSNQELNDKKCFVNCQRCSSSSFLANEVYKVHDSNPDLEEKCPTSSKCNNFNKSISSEKENDTLQGTTTNTKNNTCDNLPAKSNSKLIVTDKSNGFSKNPYSSEEEAVTPTTTSTLVASPSNQMVWKAIKGGFFMISGANITCACSRSPNGMAKFSHLGDGSIDLILVHKTSLINNIRLLIKMVNKTGDIRDLPFVEVYRTKQFYFRAQPNEEFAWDGSSHPINDEIPSRTSQWNCDGEIVHDLEIFMSSHCQLLDVFMRGPYPFHEELPGNACCPGFCQT, encoded by the exons atgtataGTCCACAAACCGACATTCTATTAaatacatttcttataaaaaagaaacgtTATCGGGCGCTTCTTAACTACGGAACAATTATTTACGAAAAGGAAGAAACAAATAATTCCAAacaaaatg ataaaaCAATCATTCCTGTAAGTGATGTACTTGCATTTGAACAGTCCAGCAATCAGCCTGCTGCAACTTCAGAAGAATGTAATCAATCGTCCGAGCATTATTCATCATCCTCAACTACCCAAGAATCTTCTTCATCACCATCAGCATCGGGTATAACATCGGACAGCAATAGCAATACAAAGTCCCCCAAGGAATATCTTACTATACACTATGCCAAACGTGTCATAAAATCACCCCAAGACTGCAATCGGTGGCAGAAGCAAACCGTTGTTTTCCAAAGCACTGACTCAACAATTATCAATAATTGGTATGCTGTATTGCAGAAAATACTAAGTGAACAAAATCGTTTGCGTAATGTGTTGGTTTTTATAAACCCTTTCGGTGGCCAAAAACGTGGTCTTGAGACCTATGAAAAATATTGCAAACCAATATTTCAATTGGCTAAAGTCGATGCCAGTTGCATTATATCGCAGAGAGCCAATCAGATTCATGATATTGTGATGACTACAAATTTAGATCAATATGATGCTATTTGCTGTGTTGGTGGTGATGGAACCTTTGCTGAAGTTGTCAATGGACTTTTATTTCGAACAATGAAAGATTTAGATCTTGATCCCCATAAACCCAAGTACATACCTAAGCCAAAAATACCAGTTGCTGTGATACCAGCTGGCAGTACAGATACTGTGGCTTTTAGTTTACATGGAACGTGTGATGTGGCAACAGCTGCAATACATATGGTGTTGGGACAAAAGCGAGGTCTTGACATTTGCAGCGTGCAAAATCCAAATGGCTTAATTCGATTTTGTGCAAGCGTAATGTCATATGGATACTTGGGTGATATAGCGCTCCAGAGTGAGAAATATAGATGGATGGGCACAAAACGTTACGAGTATGCAG GATTCAAAAGCATACTGATGAATACAAGCTATCCAGCTGAAATACGAATTCTCTTATCAAATTCAGATGTCGAACACACTAAATCGGATCAGGCCTTGGATCAATCGGTCGCTGGAAGTAATCAAGAATTAAATGATAAGAAATGTTTTGTCAACTGTCAACGGTGCTCAAGTTCAAGTTTTCTAGCCAATGAAGTGTACAAAGTTCATGACTCAAATCCCGATCTAGAGGAAAAATGTCCAACTTCTTCAAAGtgcaataattttaataaatctatAAGTTCGGAAAAAGAAAATGATACTCTTCAAGGGACAACGACAAACACTAAAAACAATACCTGTGATAATTTACCTGctaaatcaaattcaaaattaattgtaaCCGATAAAAGTAATGGATTTTCCAAAAATCCATATAGTTCTGAAGAAGAAGCAGTTACACCAACTACAACATCAACATTGGTGGCATCTCCAAGCAATCAAATGGTTTGGAAAGCCATTAAAGGCGGTTTCTTTATGATTAGTGGAGCCAATATTACATGTGCATGTTCTCGCAGTCCTAATGGCATGGCCAAGTTCTCACATCTAGGTGATGGgtcaattgatttaattttagttcataaaacttctttaataaataatattcgTTTGCTTATAAAAATGGTTAATAAAACTGGAGATATT CGTGACTTGCCATTTGTTGAAGTTTATCGGACAAAACAGTTTTATTTCCGGGCACAACCGAATGAAGAATTTGCCTGGGATGGCTCATCGCATCCAATAAACGATGAAATACCATCAAGAACAAGCCAATGGAATTGTGATGGCGAGATCGTCCATGATTTAGAAATATTTATGAG CTCACACTGTCAGTTGCTGGATGTGTTTATGAGGGGACCTTATCCTTTTCATGAGGAATTACCTGGTAATGCATGTTGTCCGGGTTTTTGTCAGACATGA